From a single Endozoicomonas euniceicola genomic region:
- the rlmKL gene encoding bifunctional 23S rRNA (guanine(2069)-N(7))-methyltransferase RlmK/23S rRNA (guanine(2445)-N(2))-methyltransferase RlmL gives MSSIEFFASCPKGLEYLLAQELKQLGAQTVQETVAGVSFSGDLEVAYRGCMWSRLASRILLRLGEINSATKEQLYDGVKSFEWDDHLDSNSSFRIDFTGSTPDINHTRFGAQVVKDAIVDQLRDEHGWRPSVNASNPDLRINVHARGEKAFVSIDLSGQSLHQRGYRLEAGSAPLKENLAAALLVRAGWQEKMKTGATLVDPMCGSGTLLIEGAMMMADIAPGLMRARFGFDRWMGHVPKIWMNILEEARERRKVGLASAESRIVGFEGLSSVAHRAKSNLERMGLSRLVSVCQQELKDLRLDADLPTGLVICNPPYGERMGDEASLVYLYQHLGEKLKQSCPGWEAAIFTGTPALVRSLGMGPKKTYSLFNGALPCKLFLYDIREKQEQPLSASAKPTKANIPSVTYRSEGATMFGNRLKKNLRTIGKWARKSKIQCYRLYDADMPEYAVAVDVYGDWVHVQEYAAPASINEEKAKERLLEALGVIPETLEIPREHVVFKQRKRQSGTSQYSRVDEVGRMMEVEEVGCRLLVNLHDYLDTGLFLDHRQMRLRIQKEAKGKKFLNLFCYTATATVHAAVGGASTTTSVDLSNTYLDWGRKNLALNGLSEVRHRFEREDCLKWIERDKNDYDLIFIDPPTFSNSKKFEGVFDVQRDHGHLIKLAMRRLNEGGTLYFSNNFRRFKLDEKVAAEFEVKEISGQTVDKDFQRRSNIHRSWMICHRH, from the coding sequence ATGAGTTCAATTGAATTTTTTGCCAGTTGCCCGAAAGGGCTGGAATACCTGCTGGCTCAGGAGCTGAAACAGCTTGGTGCCCAGACCGTCCAGGAAACCGTAGCCGGAGTCAGCTTCAGTGGTGATCTGGAAGTCGCTTACCGTGGCTGCATGTGGTCCCGGCTTGCGAGCCGGATTCTGTTGCGACTGGGTGAGATCAACAGTGCCACCAAAGAACAGCTCTACGATGGGGTGAAGTCTTTTGAGTGGGACGATCATCTGGACAGCAACAGCAGCTTTCGCATTGATTTCACGGGCTCAACACCAGATATCAATCACACACGCTTTGGTGCCCAGGTGGTGAAAGACGCCATTGTTGATCAGCTGCGTGATGAGCATGGCTGGCGTCCTTCGGTCAATGCCAGTAATCCGGATCTGCGTATCAATGTGCATGCCCGTGGTGAAAAAGCGTTTGTGTCCATCGATCTTTCCGGACAGAGTCTGCATCAGCGTGGTTACCGGCTGGAAGCGGGTTCGGCACCGCTGAAGGAGAACCTGGCTGCTGCATTGCTGGTTCGCGCTGGCTGGCAGGAGAAAATGAAAACGGGCGCCACCCTGGTTGACCCTATGTGTGGCTCTGGCACCTTGCTGATTGAAGGTGCCATGATGATGGCGGACATTGCGCCTGGCCTGATGCGGGCGCGTTTTGGCTTTGACCGCTGGATGGGGCATGTGCCGAAAATCTGGATGAATATTCTGGAAGAAGCCCGTGAACGTCGCAAGGTTGGGCTAGCCAGTGCTGAGTCCAGAATTGTTGGTTTTGAAGGGCTGTCGTCGGTGGCTCACCGGGCAAAATCGAACCTCGAACGCATGGGGCTTTCCAGGCTGGTCAGTGTTTGTCAGCAGGAGTTGAAGGATTTGCGACTGGATGCTGACCTGCCCACCGGTCTGGTGATCTGTAATCCCCCTTATGGTGAGCGTATGGGGGATGAAGCCAGTCTGGTGTACCTGTATCAACATCTGGGTGAGAAGCTGAAGCAGAGTTGTCCGGGCTGGGAAGCCGCTATTTTTACCGGTACGCCCGCGCTGGTTCGCAGCCTGGGTATGGGGCCGAAAAAGACGTACTCCCTGTTTAATGGTGCGCTGCCGTGTAAATTGTTCCTGTACGATATTCGGGAAAAGCAGGAGCAGCCGCTTTCTGCCAGTGCTAAACCAACAAAAGCCAATATTCCTTCTGTTACTTACCGTTCAGAAGGTGCCACGATGTTTGGCAATCGTTTGAAGAAAAACCTCCGAACCATTGGCAAATGGGCACGTAAAAGTAAAATCCAGTGTTACCGCCTGTACGATGCGGATATGCCGGAGTACGCGGTGGCTGTGGATGTTTACGGTGACTGGGTGCATGTGCAGGAATACGCTGCACCGGCTTCCATTAATGAGGAAAAAGCGAAAGAACGTCTGCTGGAAGCGTTGGGCGTCATTCCTGAGACTCTGGAAATTCCCCGTGAGCATGTGGTCTTCAAACAGCGTAAACGCCAGTCCGGTACCAGCCAGTACAGCCGGGTAGATGAGGTTGGCCGGATGATGGAAGTTGAAGAAGTCGGCTGTCGTCTGTTGGTCAACCTGCACGACTATCTGGATACTGGCCTGTTCCTGGATCATCGTCAGATGCGCCTTCGTATTCAGAAGGAGGCGAAAGGTAAAAAGTTCCTTAACCTGTTCTGTTATACCGCAACCGCAACGGTTCATGCGGCCGTTGGCGGAGCCAGTACCACCACCAGTGTTGATTTATCGAATACCTACCTGGACTGGGGGCGTAAAAACCTGGCTCTGAACGGTCTGAGTGAAGTGCGTCATCGCTTTGAGCGGGAAGACTGCCTGAAGTGGATTGAACGGGATAAAAACGACTATGACCTGATTTTTATCGACCCGCCCACTTTCTCAAACTCCAAAAAGTTCGAAGGCGTGTTTGATGTGCAGCGCGATCATGGTCATCTGATCAAGCTGGCCATGCGTCGTTTGAATGAAGGCGGTACCCTGTACTTCTCCAACAACTTCCGTCGTTTCAAGCTGGATGAGAAAGTAGCGGCTGAGTTTGAGGTGAAAGAAATTTCCGGCCAGACCGTTGATAAGGACTTCCAGCGGCGCAGCAATATTCACCGTAGCTGGATGATTTGTCACAGACACTGA
- the ccmB gene encoding heme exporter protein CcmB codes for MNSSRETRQAPLLGRQAFMGLIRRDLVLAFRTPGQTLNPVAFYLMVASLFPMGISPQEELLSQLAGGVVWIGALLAVLLSLDSLFKGDQEDGSLDQLLLSPHPLPLLVLAKVTAHWLTAGVALILMAPLLGLMLHLPAQAFPALMLSLLLGTPLMSLAGGIGAALTVRVQRGGVLLTLLSLPLYIPVLIFGTGAIRNAVVGMPYTGHLLWMAALLVLGLCLAPLAMAGALRVVADG; via the coding sequence GTGAATTCTTCCAGAGAGACCCGACAGGCCCCTTTGCTGGGGCGACAGGCATTTATGGGGCTTATCCGCCGTGACCTGGTTCTGGCTTTCCGCACACCCGGTCAAACCCTGAATCCGGTGGCGTTTTATCTGATGGTGGCCAGCCTGTTTCCCATGGGCATATCCCCGCAGGAGGAACTGTTGTCTCAGCTGGCTGGTGGTGTGGTCTGGATAGGTGCGCTACTGGCCGTGCTATTGTCTCTGGACTCCCTGTTTAAGGGGGATCAGGAAGACGGTTCACTGGATCAACTGTTATTGTCGCCTCATCCCCTGCCGTTGCTGGTACTGGCTAAAGTGACAGCACACTGGCTAACGGCAGGTGTGGCTCTTATTCTGATGGCTCCCCTGCTGGGGCTGATGCTGCATTTGCCTGCTCAGGCCTTTCCTGCACTCATGTTGAGCCTGCTGCTGGGCACACCTTTGATGAGCCTTGCCGGAGGCATTGGGGCAGCACTGACGGTCAGGGTTCAGAGAGGCGGCGTACTGTTAACCCTGTTGTCACTGCCGCTCTATATCCCGGTTCTGATTTTTGGCACCGGAGCCATACGGAATGCCGTGGTCGGAATGCCTTACACCGGTCATCTGCTCTGGATGGCGGCGCTGCTGGTTTTAGGGTTGTGCCTGGCTCCACTGGCTATGGCCGGGGCGTTACGGGTAGTGGCTGATGGCTGA
- the ccmA gene encoding cytochrome c biogenesis heme-transporting ATPase CcmA: protein MLELVKLGCARDDRSLFRNLSVKLSPGELLQIEGANGSGKTTLLRVLAGLSGDYQGNIFWKGKKLSSVYADFRLSTFYFGHKPAVKAELTPVENIVWRASLRNEQYSQQQVLAALQQVSLNGYEDTPCGQLSAGQHRRVALADLFASQSSLWILDEPFTAIDFHGVAWLETQLARHVASGGMVIITSHQSLSELSGSHRTLRLDDYSFADAIEEAIEGVGDDQDEEVFL from the coding sequence TTGCTTGAACTTGTGAAACTGGGATGTGCAAGAGACGACCGAAGCCTCTTCCGTAATCTCTCGGTTAAGCTGTCCCCCGGGGAACTGCTACAGATTGAAGGAGCCAACGGTTCAGGCAAGACAACGCTGCTGAGGGTTCTGGCCGGACTGTCCGGTGATTATCAGGGAAACATATTCTGGAAGGGTAAAAAACTGTCCAGTGTCTACGCTGACTTTCGTCTGTCTACGTTTTACTTTGGTCATAAACCGGCTGTAAAGGCAGAGCTGACACCGGTGGAAAACATTGTATGGCGTGCCAGCCTGCGAAACGAACAGTATTCACAGCAACAGGTGTTGGCAGCACTGCAACAGGTCAGCCTGAATGGCTATGAAGACACCCCTTGCGGGCAGCTCTCCGCTGGTCAGCATCGGCGGGTTGCGCTGGCTGACCTCTTTGCCAGTCAGTCATCGCTCTGGATTCTGGACGAGCCTTTTACCGCCATTGATTTTCATGGGGTAGCCTGGCTGGAGACACAGCTGGCCAGACATGTTGCCAGTGGTGGCATGGTCATTATTACCAGTCATCAGAGTTTATCGGAATTGTCGGGGAGTCATCGCACACTCAGGCTGGATGACTATTCCTTTGCTGATGCCATTGAAGAGGCTATTGAAGGTGTCGGAGATGATCAGGATGAGGAGGTGTTCCTGTGA
- a CDS encoding NAD-glutamate dehydrogenase, which translates to MGQRDSQERKETLNKILDELAPQIPAQQYNTLKPFVYQYYSMDTRQDLMGHKRRDLLGSTLSFWKFLQYHDPEQPEIEVLNPDYPHHGWHSTHTVIRIIHRDMPFLVDSLRMKLNERGVVIHNLRNTVLQSRRDEHHQMVFDDRVEEGAEAAACKEAIIYVEIDRQEKDEELEVIREQIYAIMADVSRVVEDYIPTCDRIRQLAATLTGDRAKEVQNFLGWLLDNKFTFLGYEELKVIEQSGKKQIIRPSESLLGLLKINHQGSIGQLDLEPFIEHDFFEQTEALSFSKASVRSTVHRPAYPDFITVRQFAEDGSVVGEARIVGLYTSPVYRQSPFRIPYISSKVTNIFAQSGLGRKSHHGKELEQILEVFPRDELFQTPSNELFQTVMEILRIQERKQIKLFIRQDPYGPFCSALVFVPREVYSTELRRRMETILCHHLQSVDSEFTTYFSESVLARVHFNFKLRNRVEFSPNAINDELILAASSWEDEVRATILESHGEVKGNQLISLYGNGFSAAYREAFAPEAAAVDVEHFQCIDKDNPLSMGFYQSLNDAPDRIHFKLYHFVEPLPLADQIPIIENLGLRVIGEYPFLIHKSNEEVIWIHDFMLSFHSNVSTNIQKVDSIFKEAFEKIWFGEAENDRFNLLVLAAGMDWRQVAMLRGYARYIKQIRMGFSQTYIAETLCNNIEITRQLLELFEVRFNPELALSRTQRLARQQQIQQSILEALDQVTVLSEDKIIRRYQTVISATLRTNFYQLDEEGKPKSYISFKISPRDIPDIPKPMPLYEIFVYSPRVEGVHLRGGKVARGGLRWSDRVEDYRTEVLGLVKAQQVKNALIVPVGAKGGFAPKHMPVNPTREEMMEEGVTCYQIFIRALLDVTDNLVDNEVIHPESVVYYDDNDYYLVVAADKGTATFSDIANSIAQEYNFWLEDAFASGGSAGYDHKKMGITAKGAWVSVQRHFRERGINVQQDNVSVIGIGDMAGDVFGNGLLSSETLQMVAAFNHMHIFIDPNPDPVRSYQERQRLFNLPRSSWQDYDSKLISEGGGLFSRNAKSIVVSQPMKDRFGIKANRLTPNELIRSLLRAPVDLIWNGGIGTYVKAINESHAQVGDKANDPLRINGCELRAKVIGEGGNLGLSQLGRVEYALQGGALNTDFIDNSGGVDCSDHEVNIKILLNDIVSNGDMTMKQRNQLLESMTDDVARLVLLNNYRQTQSITQAESEARYRMDEYKRFMDYLESEGKLDRSIEYLPDNEALAERSGAGQGLTRPELSLLISYSKAELKEGLIASDVINEDYLSKELYTTFPPMLVEQFSEQINHHRLRREIIATQIANHMIDMMGITYVHRVRQTTGANAPEIARAFLVSRDVFGIQDYWQLIESLDYQLSSSLQQQLMGSMIKLVRRASRWFIRLKRQDLVAAETVEQYGPLIQEFIESFGDYLSDTERENLNARVEQMAGNQIPENVAKLVCGQRYLLSSLPIIQAADQTGKPIENVARMFFAIGERLDLNWYSQELGSLEVTNHWQSLARDSIRDELTWQQRALTVALLSGSSDTDDGLAQQLDAWMMNHNALVVRWQSMLAEIRNASVSEMAMFTVANRELMDLAQATIHSAQPH; encoded by the coding sequence ATGGGTCAGCGAGACAGCCAGGAGCGTAAGGAAACCCTGAATAAAATACTGGATGAGTTAGCTCCCCAGATTCCCGCACAACAATACAACACCCTGAAACCTTTTGTTTACCAGTACTACTCCATGGATACCCGGCAGGATCTGATGGGGCATAAGCGTCGGGATCTGCTCGGCTCAACCTTGTCTTTCTGGAAGTTTTTGCAGTATCACGATCCGGAACAGCCCGAAATAGAAGTTCTGAATCCTGACTACCCCCACCACGGCTGGCACTCCACTCATACGGTCATTCGTATAATCCACCGGGATATGCCGTTTCTGGTCGACTCCTTAAGGATGAAGCTGAATGAGCGTGGTGTGGTGATTCACAATCTCAGGAATACGGTTTTGCAGTCGCGCCGTGATGAACACCATCAGATGGTGTTTGACGATCGTGTTGAAGAGGGTGCTGAAGCCGCTGCCTGTAAGGAAGCCATCATCTATGTAGAAATTGATCGCCAGGAAAAGGATGAAGAGCTGGAAGTTATTCGGGAGCAAATCTACGCCATTATGGCAGATGTTTCCAGGGTCGTTGAGGATTACATTCCTACCTGTGACCGCATCAGGCAGCTGGCAGCCACCCTCACAGGTGACCGGGCAAAGGAAGTTCAGAACTTTCTGGGCTGGCTGCTGGATAACAAGTTCACCTTTCTTGGTTATGAAGAGCTGAAGGTGATTGAGCAGTCAGGTAAAAAACAGATCATCCGCCCTTCCGAATCGTTGCTGGGCTTGCTGAAAATCAATCATCAGGGGAGCATCGGACAGCTCGACCTGGAACCTTTTATTGAGCATGACTTCTTTGAACAGACAGAAGCGCTATCATTCTCCAAGGCCAGCGTTCGTTCAACGGTTCACCGTCCGGCCTACCCTGACTTCATAACTGTGCGGCAGTTTGCCGAAGATGGCTCTGTTGTTGGAGAGGCCAGAATTGTTGGCCTGTATACCTCGCCTGTTTATCGCCAGAGTCCGTTCCGTATTCCTTATATTTCCAGTAAAGTGACCAATATTTTTGCGCAGTCCGGACTGGGGCGTAAAAGCCATCATGGCAAGGAACTTGAGCAGATTCTGGAAGTTTTTCCACGGGACGAACTGTTTCAGACGCCCAGCAACGAACTGTTTCAAACGGTTATGGAGATTTTGCGCATTCAGGAGCGCAAACAGATCAAGCTGTTTATCCGGCAGGACCCCTATGGCCCTTTCTGTTCGGCTCTGGTGTTTGTACCCAGGGAGGTTTACAGCACTGAGTTGCGCAGGCGGATGGAGACAATACTCTGCCATCATTTGCAATCCGTTGATTCGGAGTTTACGACGTATTTTTCTGAATCTGTTCTTGCCCGGGTTCACTTCAATTTCAAGCTGCGTAACCGGGTTGAGTTTAGCCCGAATGCGATTAATGATGAGCTCATTCTGGCTGCCAGCTCCTGGGAGGATGAAGTCAGGGCTACTATCCTGGAGTCCCATGGCGAGGTGAAAGGCAACCAGTTGATCTCTCTCTATGGTAATGGTTTTTCTGCGGCTTACCGGGAGGCGTTTGCACCAGAGGCGGCAGCCGTCGATGTTGAACATTTTCAGTGTATTGATAAAGACAACCCGCTCTCCATGGGTTTCTATCAGTCATTAAATGATGCGCCTGACCGGATTCACTTCAAACTCTATCATTTTGTCGAGCCCCTGCCGCTGGCGGACCAGATTCCGATTATTGAGAACCTTGGTCTGCGGGTGATTGGTGAATATCCGTTCCTGATTCATAAAAGCAATGAAGAGGTGATCTGGATACATGATTTTATGCTGAGTTTTCACAGTAATGTCAGCACTAATATTCAGAAAGTAGATAGCATCTTCAAGGAAGCGTTTGAAAAAATATGGTTTGGCGAGGCAGAAAACGACCGGTTTAACCTGCTGGTCCTCGCAGCGGGTATGGACTGGCGTCAGGTAGCCATGCTGCGGGGTTATGCCCGTTATATTAAACAGATTCGCATGGGTTTCAGCCAGACTTATATTGCCGAAACCCTGTGCAACAATATCGAGATTACCCGGCAGCTGCTGGAACTGTTTGAGGTACGCTTTAACCCTGAGCTGGCGTTGTCCCGAACCCAGCGGCTGGCACGTCAGCAGCAGATACAGCAGTCTATTCTGGAAGCTCTGGATCAGGTAACGGTTCTTAGTGAAGACAAAATTATTCGTCGCTACCAGACTGTTATTTCCGCGACGCTGAGAACCAATTTTTACCAGCTGGATGAAGAAGGTAAGCCTAAGTCGTATATCTCGTTCAAAATTTCTCCCCGTGATATTCCCGATATTCCCAAACCTATGCCGTTGTATGAAATTTTTGTTTATTCACCCAGGGTAGAAGGTGTGCATTTGCGTGGCGGCAAGGTGGCACGCGGCGGGTTACGCTGGTCTGACCGGGTAGAGGACTACCGCACTGAAGTACTGGGACTGGTGAAAGCCCAGCAGGTGAAGAATGCCCTGATTGTACCTGTTGGTGCCAAGGGTGGTTTTGCGCCCAAGCATATGCCCGTGAATCCGACCCGTGAAGAGATGATGGAAGAGGGTGTTACCTGCTATCAGATTTTTATCCGGGCGCTGCTGGATGTCACTGACAACCTGGTAGATAACGAAGTGATTCATCCAGAATCTGTCGTGTATTACGATGACAATGATTATTATCTGGTGGTTGCAGCGGATAAGGGAACGGCCACCTTTTCCGATATCGCCAACAGCATTGCCCAGGAATATAACTTCTGGCTGGAGGACGCATTTGCTTCCGGTGGCAGTGCCGGTTACGACCATAAGAAAATGGGCATTACTGCAAAAGGGGCATGGGTATCCGTGCAGCGTCACTTCCGTGAACGGGGTATCAATGTTCAGCAGGATAATGTCTCTGTTATCGGGATCGGGGATATGGCAGGTGACGTTTTTGGTAATGGCCTACTGTCGTCTGAAACGTTACAGATGGTGGCGGCGTTTAATCACATGCATATCTTTATTGACCCGAATCCTGATCCGGTCCGCAGTTATCAAGAGAGACAAAGGCTGTTTAATCTGCCAAGGTCGAGCTGGCAGGATTATGACAGTAAGCTGATTTCTGAGGGCGGAGGGCTGTTTTCCCGGAATGCCAAGTCCATAGTGGTCTCTCAGCCCATGAAGGACCGGTTTGGGATAAAAGCCAACCGCCTTACCCCGAATGAACTGATCCGATCATTATTGCGTGCGCCGGTTGACCTGATCTGGAATGGTGGTATTGGCACTTATGTTAAAGCCATCAATGAAAGCCATGCTCAGGTAGGCGACAAGGCCAATGATCCGTTGCGTATCAACGGTTGCGAATTGAGGGCGAAAGTCATAGGCGAGGGCGGGAACCTCGGGTTAAGCCAGCTAGGACGCGTTGAGTATGCCTTGCAGGGCGGGGCTCTGAATACGGATTTTATTGACAACTCTGGTGGTGTCGACTGCTCCGACCATGAAGTAAATATCAAGATTTTGCTGAATGATATTGTTTCCAATGGTGATATGACCATGAAACAACGCAACCAGCTGCTTGAATCCATGACGGACGATGTTGCACGACTGGTGTTACTCAATAACTACCGTCAGACCCAGTCCATTACTCAGGCAGAGTCTGAAGCCCGGTACCGGATGGATGAATACAAGCGTTTTATGGATTACCTTGAAAGTGAGGGCAAGCTGGACCGAAGCATTGAATACCTGCCAGACAACGAGGCGCTGGCAGAGCGCAGTGGAGCCGGGCAGGGGCTGACCCGACCCGAGCTGTCACTGCTGATCTCCTACAGCAAGGCTGAACTGAAAGAAGGCCTGATAGCATCCGATGTCATCAATGAAGATTACCTGTCCAAAGAGCTGTACACCACTTTCCCGCCAATGCTGGTTGAACAGTTTTCTGAGCAAATTAACCACCATCGGCTGCGCCGGGAAATCATTGCTACCCAGATTGCCAACCACATGATCGACATGATGGGTATCACTTATGTCCATCGTGTACGTCAGACAACCGGAGCCAATGCGCCGGAAATTGCCAGAGCATTTCTGGTCAGCCGCGATGTCTTTGGTATTCAGGACTACTGGCAACTGATTGAATCCCTGGATTATCAACTGTCCAGCAGTCTGCAACAGCAGTTGATGGGCTCCATGATCAAACTGGTGCGCCGGGCCAGCCGCTGGTTTATCCGCCTGAAGCGTCAGGATCTGGTGGCCGCAGAAACCGTTGAGCAGTACGGGCCACTGATTCAGGAGTTTATTGAATCCTTCGGTGACTATTTGAGTGACACCGAACGGGAAAACCTCAATGCCAGAGTTGAGCAGATGGCGGGCAACCAGATTCCTGAGAATGTTGCCAAGCTGGTGTGTGGACAACGTTATCTGCTGAGCTCCCTGCCCATTATTCAGGCTGCCGACCAGACCGGCAAACCCATTGAAAACGTTGCCAGAATGTTTTTTGCCATTGGCGAGCGACTCGACCTGAACTGGTACAGTCAGGAGCTGGGAAGTCTGGAAGTCACCAACCACTGGCAGTCGCTGGCCCGGGATAGTATTCGCGATGAACTGACCTGGCAGCAACGGGCATTGACGGTCGCGTTATTGAGCGGGTCTTCGGATACAGACGATGGTCTGGCTCAGCAACTGGATGCCTGGATGATGAATCATAATGCCCTTGTGGTCCGCTGGCAAAGTATGCTGGCAGAGATTCGCAATGCCTCCGTATCAGAAATGGCTATGTTCACCGTGGCGAACCGTGAATTGATGGATCTGGCCCAGGCAACGATTCACTCCGCCCAACCCCATTAG
- a CDS encoding AAA family ATPase: MSAQNVLNELKEYLCSCIIGQEHLVNRLLITLLADGHLLVEGAPGLAKTRAIKVLAEGLEASFHRIQFTPDLLPADVTGTDIYTPEDGSFRFQPGPIFHNLVLADEINRAPAKVQSALLEAMGERQVSIGRKTYPLPRVFMVMATQNPIEQEGTYPLPEAQLDRFLMHVKVEYPDVSAERQILRLARGEAMQQQPDKPSQQLTKGNVLEARQNVLAMHMEPVVEEYIVQLVNASRHPSLYGERLAGWLDYGASPRGTIALDRCARAHAWLAGRDFVSPDDVQAVVHDVFRHRLLLTFEAEAEGKDADQIIDQLLNLVPVA; encoded by the coding sequence ATGTCTGCACAAAACGTTCTGAATGAACTGAAAGAGTATCTCTGTAGTTGCATTATTGGTCAGGAACATCTGGTCAACCGTCTGCTGATTACCCTTCTGGCCGATGGTCATCTTCTGGTTGAAGGTGCACCCGGACTGGCAAAGACCCGGGCCATAAAAGTCCTGGCAGAAGGACTTGAAGCCAGCTTCCATCGTATCCAGTTCACACCGGACCTGCTACCCGCCGACGTCACCGGCACCGATATCTACACCCCCGAAGACGGTAGTTTTCGTTTCCAGCCAGGCCCGATATTCCACAACCTGGTGCTGGCCGATGAAATCAACCGGGCACCCGCCAAAGTGCAGTCAGCCCTGTTGGAAGCCATGGGAGAAAGACAGGTCAGTATTGGCCGCAAAACCTATCCCCTACCCAGAGTCTTTATGGTAATGGCCACCCAGAACCCCATTGAGCAGGAAGGCACTTACCCATTGCCGGAAGCCCAGCTTGACCGCTTCCTGATGCATGTAAAAGTGGAATACCCGGATGTTTCAGCAGAACGGCAGATTCTCAGGCTGGCACGTGGTGAAGCCATGCAACAGCAACCTGACAAACCTTCCCAGCAGCTGACCAAGGGGAATGTTCTGGAAGCCCGACAGAACGTGCTGGCCATGCACATGGAACCCGTGGTTGAAGAGTATATCGTGCAACTGGTCAACGCCTCCCGGCACCCTTCATTATACGGAGAGCGTCTTGCAGGCTGGCTGGACTACGGGGCCAGCCCTCGTGGAACCATTGCCCTGGATCGCTGCGCCCGCGCCCATGCCTGGCTGGCAGGCAGAGACTTTGTCAGCCCGGACGATGTTCAGGCTGTGGTACATGACGTATTCCGCCACCGGCTGCTCTTAACCTTTGAAGCGGAAGCTGAGGGTAAGGATGCTGACCAGATTATTGATCAATTGTTAAATTTGGTGCCGGTCGCATGA
- the rmf gene encoding ribosome modulation factor, producing MKRQKRDKSDRAYTKGYQTGVSGRSKDICPHVEPQLRQAWLSGWREGRIDNWDGMIGVSGVHRISDTSHL from the coding sequence ATGAAAAGACAGAAAAGGGATAAATCAGACAGAGCCTATACCAAGGGGTATCAAACAGGCGTGTCTGGCCGCTCCAAGGATATCTGCCCACACGTGGAACCACAACTTCGTCAGGCCTGGCTGAGTGGCTGGCGGGAAGGTCGTATCGACAATTGGGATGGCATGATCGGTGTATCAGGTGTACACCGAATATCCGACACCAGCCATCTTTGA
- a CDS encoding quinone-dependent dihydroorotate dehydrogenase produces MYQLGRKLLFCLSAENAHDMALEMIAAGQRLGLAGLIAPKVPSRPRQVMGLTFDNPVGLAAGMDKDADCIDGMGALGFGHVELGTVTPRPQPGNPKPRAFRIPERNALINRMGFNNKGVDHLVENVRKCNYKGVIGINIGKNVDTPVENANSDYQICLRKVYAHAGYVAVNLSSPNTPGLRKLQYGDALKSLLDMLKQEQVALTERYGRKVPIAIKIAPDMTEEEIAGIAQELVAYELDGVIATNTTLSRDAVLGLPNAQEQGGLSGAPLGDRSTEVIQLLSSELSGRLPIIGVGGVMDGRTAADKIKAGASLVQLYSGFIYKGPALIREAAEAVYSCDR; encoded by the coding sequence ATGTATCAACTTGGCCGCAAATTACTGTTCTGTCTTTCTGCTGAAAATGCTCACGATATGGCGCTTGAGATGATTGCGGCTGGTCAACGTCTGGGCCTTGCCGGGCTGATTGCACCGAAAGTGCCTTCCCGCCCGCGTCAGGTGATGGGGCTGACGTTTGATAACCCGGTCGGTCTGGCTGCGGGCATGGATAAAGATGCGGACTGCATCGATGGTATGGGTGCCCTGGGGTTTGGCCATGTTGAGCTGGGTACTGTTACCCCTCGCCCTCAGCCGGGTAACCCGAAGCCCCGCGCTTTTCGTATCCCTGAGCGCAATGCCCTGATCAACCGTATGGGCTTCAACAATAAGGGTGTGGATCACCTGGTTGAGAACGTACGCAAGTGCAATTACAAGGGCGTGATCGGCATCAATATCGGTAAAAACGTCGATACCCCGGTTGAAAATGCCAACAGTGACTATCAAATTTGTCTGCGCAAGGTTTACGCCCATGCAGGTTATGTGGCGGTGAACCTGTCTTCCCCGAACACTCCGGGACTGCGTAAACTGCAATATGGCGACGCCCTGAAAAGCCTGCTGGATATGCTGAAACAGGAACAGGTTGCCCTGACTGAGCGTTATGGTCGTAAAGTACCCATTGCTATCAAAATTGCCCCGGATATGACGGAAGAAGAAATCGCTGGCATTGCTCAGGAGCTGGTGGCGTATGAGCTGGATGGCGTGATTGCTACCAATACCACCCTGTCCCGTGATGCTGTGCTGGGGCTGCCTAATGCCCAGGAGCAGGGCGGTTTGAGCGGCGCACCACTGGGCGATCGTTCCACCGAGGTCATTCAGCTGCTCTCTTCCGAACTGTCTGGTCGACTGCCGATCATTGGTGTAGGTGGTGTGATGGATGGCAGAACCGCAGCTGACAAGATTAAGGCGGGTGCCAGCCTGGTTCAGCTGTACTCTGGATTTATCTACAAAGGCCCGGCCTTGATTCGTGAAGCGGCGGAAGCAGTATACTCCTGCGACCGCTGA